One Thermomonas paludicola genomic window, CGCCTACGCGATCACCGAGCACCTGATCCAGCTTGGCCACCAGCGCGTCGGGTTCCTGTGGGGCGGCAAGTCGCACGGCTCGTCGTGGGAGCGCTTCAAGGGCTACGAAGACGCACTGCGCGATTACGGCATCGAGCCCGACCCGGCGCTGGTCGTGGAAGGCGACTACAGTTTCGACGACGGCTTCCGTGGCGCGCGCCGCTTGCTGGCGCTGCCCAATCGACCGACCGCCATCTTCGGCAGCAACGATGAAATCGCCGCCGGCGTGCTGGCGGCGGCGCGTTCCGGCGGGCTCAACGTGCCCTACGACCTGTCCATCGCCGGCTTCGAAGACAGCCCGTTCTCGAAGCAGAGCTGGCCTGCGCTGACGACCGCGAAGCAGGCCACCGAAGACATCGCGCGCCGCGCCACCCGACGCCTGCTGGAAGACCTCCGCGACCAGCCGGTTTCAGCGCTGGCAAACGAAGGATTCAGCCCGGAACTGGTGGTGCGCGGCTCCACCGCGCCGCCGCGGCCGGGCGCCTGACGTCCACCCTGCACCACATTCCCACCCCCATCACCACGGATCGCCCCCCATGCCATC contains:
- a CDS encoding LacI family DNA-binding transcriptional regulator, whose translation is MRKPTIKDVAARAEVSLKTVSRVINDEAGVHARTREQVRKAIADLDYRPDPSARSLRSAQSYALGLLYDNPNPYYVIAMQNGVLSVCRETGYGLQIHPCDASSPDLANDIIALVRNARLAGIVLAPPMSEQQALVDTLRANGIRLVRIVSASRAPQDGSACIFVDDRDAAYAITEHLIQLGHQRVGFLWGGKSHGSSWERFKGYEDALRDYGIEPDPALVVEGDYSFDDGFRGARRLLALPNRPTAIFGSNDEIAAGVLAAARSGGLNVPYDLSIAGFEDSPFSKQSWPALTTAKQATEDIARRATRRLLEDLRDQPVSALANEGFSPELVVRGSTAPPRPGA